A part of Chanos chanos chromosome 9, fChaCha1.1, whole genome shotgun sequence genomic DNA contains:
- the mrpl54 gene encoding large ribosomal subunit protein mL54, whose translation MAVNCFLGSFKRLNIAAINSVNEHLCVNHLIRVQSRGYAKKPTVKGKGKGMVKEALKGPEVCKDPVRLTSHAVGVNIFKQGEDPPLKPQEEYPEWLFQLDLGPPKKLPDLDPESREYWKVLRKEHMWRFNRLHKGKKL comes from the exons ATGGCAGTGAATTGCTTTTTGGGTTCATTTAAAAGACTGAACATCGCCGCCATCAACTCAGTAAATGAGCACCTATGTGTTAATCATCTTATCAGAGTTCAGAGCCGAGGATATGCAAAGAAACCTA CTGTCAAGGGGAAAGGCAAAGGAATGGTGAAAGAAGCATTAAAAGGCCCAGAGGTTTGTAAAGACCCAGTCCGACTGACCAGTCATGCCGTCGGGGTCAACATCTTCAAACAGGGCGAGGATCCCCCGCTGAAGCCCCAAGAGGAGTATCCGGAGTG GCTGTTTCAGCTGGATCTCGGCCCTCCGAAAAAACTTCCCGACCTGGACCCGGAAAGCCGAGAATACTGGAAGGTTCTCCGGAAAGAACACATGTGGAGATTTAACAGACTCCATAAGGGCAAAAAACTCTAA
- the fam32a gene encoding protein FAM32A-like, translating to MAEYAVVQKGTLKLKGNAHISVSKKKKKKDKERKHLEQMMITKTNEEGETKKAYVDKRTPAQLAFDKIQERRQMERILNKASKTHKQRVEDFNRHLDTLTEHYDIPKVSWTK from the exons ATGGCAGAGTACGCAGTTGTCCAGAAAGGAACGTTGAAACTTAAAGGAAACGCACATATCTCTGTCAGCAAAAA gaagaaaaagaaggataaAGAACGGAAACATCTGGAACAGATGATGATCACCAAAACGAACGAGGAGGGAGAGACCAAGAAAGCATATGTGGACAAGAGGACGCCAGCTCAGCTTGCGTTTGACAAAATCCAAGAGAGACGG CAAATGGAGAGAATTTTGAACAAAGCATCCAAGACACACAAGCAGAGAGTTGAG GACTTTAACAGGCACTTGGACACCCTGACGGAGCACTATGACATCCCCAAAGTCAGCTGGACCAAGTAA